From a single Intestinibaculum porci genomic region:
- a CDS encoding TRM11 family SAM-dependent methyltransferase — translation MKKFLYVYNYYPQYEESMALLEFERFFHAPYEKYHFTDIDIAYDRSVFIKVKLTLFHEASSVEELIALLAKDHLYYEDFKVVYYKNDLTHYDYRTSLREASAISEVIDGTTSLTNPKLEFAFTYISGTYYFGLLERNKDWDRYEVKPYSYSHSLPLKVARCALNLGVGSQLKASVIDPACGVGTVVLEGLGMGLDIVGSDINRYVSYKGRQNIAHFGFDPMRITKKDIHDITAHYDVCILDVPYGVYAPFTIEEQIDLIHEAYRIADRLVVITHVLLNEAIARIGFTITAQCTYTKGQFTRYISLCEKEA, via the coding sequence ATGAAAAAATTTTTATATGTCTATAATTATTATCCCCAGTATGAGGAATCGATGGCTCTGTTAGAGTTTGAACGGTTCTTTCATGCGCCTTATGAGAAATATCATTTCACTGATATTGATATTGCTTATGATCGCTCTGTATTTATCAAAGTGAAGCTGACGCTTTTTCATGAAGCTTCTTCGGTAGAAGAGCTGATCGCTTTACTGGCAAAGGATCATCTCTATTATGAAGACTTTAAAGTTGTCTATTATAAAAATGATCTTACCCATTATGATTATCGCACCTCATTGCGGGAAGCGAGTGCGATCAGTGAAGTTATTGATGGCACAACTTCTCTAACAAACCCCAAGCTTGAATTTGCCTTTACCTATATCAGCGGAACGTATTACTTTGGGTTATTGGAACGTAATAAAGACTGGGATCGCTATGAAGTGAAACCTTATTCCTATTCCCATTCCTTACCTTTAAAAGTTGCTCGCTGCGCCTTGAACTTAGGGGTTGGCAGTCAGTTAAAGGCGAGCGTTATCGATCCGGCCTGCGGCGTCGGTACGGTGGTCTTAGAAGGCTTAGGAATGGGGCTAGATATTGTCGGCAGTGATATCAATCGCTATGTTTCCTATAAAGGAAGACAGAATATTGCTCACTTTGGCTTTGATCCGATGCGCATTACCAAAAAAGATATCCATGATATTACAGCCCATTATGATGTCTGTATTCTCGATGTTCCTTATGGCGTCTATGCGCCATTTACGATAGAAGAGCAGATTGATCTGATTCATGAAGCTTATCGGATCGCTGATCGCTTAGTGGTGATTACCCATGTTTTATTAAATGAAGCGATTGCGCGCATCGGTTTTACGATTACGGCTCAGTGTACTTATACCAAAGGTCAGTTTACACGTTATATTTCCTTATGTGAAAAGGAGGCTTGA
- a CDS encoding O-antigen ligase family protein encodes MIEQLKNYHEQEKLMALIILSLFVPMIPSVIIMLIVLIIALRKGYLQSAYHHTKASRFVLIFGVLEMIVSLFYRNFPGFGFCFLIVIFFSVAIFFREYLTEAFFEKMTKAILILSVIAALAGFIQYIVILQSFHIHEPLLVVFNTPMHRINAFYFNSNYYAMMINFFIGIGFYKILKAIQKKRVKTILGILAIILINMFALYLSGCRTAWPALALGLIVMLFFAKFYKLFAGIAVLSAGGAGLMATHPQLISRFSNIHKYIGVRRNIWRVAILNIKSHPLFGEGPMTYWHIYKNYKHAHPTQHAHNVFIDPVLSFGIVGICTIAPYFITSIAGLHRMHKKHCNDALVGLMIGMIVMTLVHGLLDYTIFFVHTATLFLIIMGSFDMYTKDTEA; translated from the coding sequence ATGATTGAACAATTAAAAAACTATCATGAGCAGGAAAAACTGATGGCCTTAATCATCTTATCACTCTTTGTCCCGATGATTCCAAGTGTCATCATCATGCTCATTGTACTGATAATCGCCTTACGCAAAGGCTACCTGCAATCAGCTTATCATCATACCAAAGCGAGTCGCTTTGTCCTGATCTTTGGGGTATTAGAAATGATTGTCTCACTTTTCTACCGCAACTTTCCAGGCTTTGGCTTCTGCTTTCTGATTGTGATCTTTTTCTCGGTAGCGATCTTCTTTCGCGAGTATCTCACGGAAGCGTTCTTTGAAAAGATGACCAAAGCGATTTTGATCTTAAGCGTCATCGCGGCGCTCGCGGGGTTCATTCAATATATTGTGATCTTGCAGAGCTTTCACATTCATGAACCATTATTAGTCGTCTTTAATACGCCGATGCATCGCATCAATGCCTTTTACTTTAACTCAAACTATTATGCGATGATGATTAACTTCTTCATAGGGATCGGCTTTTATAAGATCCTAAAAGCCATTCAGAAGAAACGCGTCAAAACAATTCTTGGTATCTTAGCGATCATTCTCATCAATATGTTTGCCTTATATTTATCAGGCTGTCGAACAGCCTGGCCAGCTTTAGCCTTAGGCCTGATCGTCATGTTATTCTTTGCGAAGTTTTATAAACTCTTTGCCGGTATTGCCGTTTTATCGGCCGGCGGGGCAGGCCTCATGGCGACGCATCCGCAGCTGATTTCCCGTTTCTCTAATATTCATAAATATATTGGTGTACGTCGTAATATCTGGCGCGTTGCGATTCTCAACATCAAAAGTCATCCTCTCTTTGGCGAAGGGCCGATGACTTACTGGCATATTTATAAAAATTATAAACATGCCCACCCAACGCAGCATGCCCACAATGTCTTTATTGATCCTGTTTTAAGTTTTGGGATTGTCGGGATCTGCACAATTGCCCCTTACTTCATCACCAGTATTGCCGGCTTGCATCGCATGCATAAAAAACATTGTAATGATGCTTTAGTTGGCTTAATGATCGGCATGATTGTCATGACCTTAGTCCATGGTTTACTGGATTACACGATTTTCTTTGTCCATACAGCCACATTATTCTTAATTATCATGGGCAGTTTTGATATGTATACGAAAGACACGGAAGCGTAA
- a CDS encoding HAD hydrolase family protein codes for MKYVFIEMDLFLAHHKVDDAIIHAFLALHQQGHKIYLCTRHNRGALKNLPLPVDGVIASAGSYIEDHAQELMNENLSNEDVYKLEAALNGVGVMYQLETTDIIYMDVRLLKKRLWKLLEGAQINVETGRRVKAFEEQEGICELSKYSGEAVHKIGFKTDALKKIKFVEEAYGNDYQFVYFHEDASGIAGEIRMKNVTVADGVKAVLQFENASIKDAISLCEMVDDLGLKDALPEAIVMDGNMAEEFKKHHLI; via the coding sequence ATGAAGTATGTATTTATTGAGATGGATCTTTTCCTAGCCCATCACAAAGTTGATGATGCCATTATTCATGCTTTTCTGGCTCTCCACCAGCAAGGCCATAAAATTTATTTATGTACGCGACACAATCGCGGCGCGCTCAAAAATCTGCCTTTACCGGTAGATGGGGTGATTGCGAGTGCAGGCAGTTATATCGAAGATCATGCTCAGGAATTAATGAATGAAAACTTATCCAATGAAGATGTTTATAAACTAGAAGCAGCCCTCAATGGGGTTGGCGTAATGTATCAGTTAGAGACAACGGATATTATTTATATGGATGTGCGCTTACTTAAGAAACGTTTATGGAAATTATTAGAAGGGGCTCAGATCAATGTCGAAACCGGCCGACGGGTGAAAGCTTTTGAAGAGCAGGAAGGCATCTGCGAACTTTCTAAATACAGCGGAGAAGCCGTTCATAAAATCGGTTTTAAAACGGATGCTTTAAAAAAGATCAAATTCGTCGAAGAAGCTTATGGCAATGATTATCAGTTTGTTTATTTTCATGAAGACGCTTCAGGCATTGCTGGGGAAATTCGCATGAAAAATGTGACCGTGGCAGATGGTGTCAAAGCAGTCCTGCAGTTTGAAAACGCATCGATCAAAGATGCCATTTCTTTATGTGAAATGGTGGATGATTTAGGCTTGAAAGATGCTTTGCCCGAGGCTATTGTGATGGATGGAAACATGGCTGAGGAATTTAAAAAACATCATCTGATTTAA
- a CDS encoding PrsW family intramembrane metalloprotease, with the protein MFILYPLASINFIYMAAAVVPAIILLKYIYELDEVEHEPKSLLGRLLIGGMACIIPAIALEWLANMIIGPGNSRFHYFIEAFFGVALIEEGCKFFALKKISFDAPSFDYRFDGIVYAVFVSLGFAILENVKYVYLGGISTAFVRALTSIPGHMSFAIPMGIFFANAKRKQLAHRPYTLDFAIGLVLSIIFHGIYDYVLMVNDNMSFILVVIVIYLILFTLTLVEKKDEHR; encoded by the coding sequence ATGTTTATCTTATATCCATTAGCCTCGATTAATTTTATTTATATGGCGGCGGCCGTCGTCCCAGCGATTATTCTTTTAAAGTACATTTATGAATTAGATGAAGTCGAACATGAGCCCAAGTCCCTGCTTGGACGCTTGCTGATCGGCGGGATGGCCTGTATCATTCCCGCCATTGCCTTAGAATGGCTCGCTAACATGATCATCGGTCCCGGGAACAGTCGTTTCCATTATTTTATTGAAGCCTTTTTTGGTGTCGCTTTGATTGAGGAAGGCTGTAAATTCTTTGCCCTTAAGAAGATCAGCTTTGATGCCCCGTCCTTTGATTATCGCTTCGATGGGATTGTTTATGCGGTTTTTGTCTCACTTGGTTTTGCCATTTTAGAAAATGTCAAGTATGTCTATCTTGGCGGAATCAGTACGGCCTTTGTCCGCGCCCTCACTTCCATTCCTGGACATATGTCATTTGCCATTCCGATGGGAATCTTTTTCGCTAATGCGAAAAGAAAACAGTTAGCCCATCGACCTTATACTTTAGATTTCGCCATTGGCCTTGTTTTATCGATCATTTTCCATGGTATTTATGATTATGTCTTAATGGTGAATGACAATATGAGCTTTATTTTAGTTGTCATTGTCATTTATCTCATTCTCTTTACCTTAACGCTGGTGGAAAAGAAAGATGAACATCGTTAA
- a CDS encoding LysR family transcriptional regulator: MKLTQIYYALKVAENGSMNKTAENLYISQPTLTNAIKDLEEEIGIRIFERTSKGVILTREGSTFLTQAQELYSQYENLKYAYGGKRQLKTKFAVSTQHYTFAVRAFEKLVSSYDTLNYDFAFRETQTKEVIKDVASHRSDIGILFLSKYNKKVLKRLFDDYNVQFHALYECRAHVYLASDHPLAHHQTLTFDELLPYPCLSFEQGETDSAFLAEEILSDHHYPRTIKVNDRATMLNFMHALHGYTLCSSIIEEDLNGKENVIIPFQEDPEHPNQNMQIGYILGKDHQLSELGKQYIAIVNTLFTKK; encoded by the coding sequence ATGAAACTCACACAAATCTATTATGCCTTAAAGGTGGCAGAAAATGGCTCGATGAATAAAACCGCTGAAAATCTCTATATTTCTCAGCCGACCTTAACCAATGCGATCAAAGATCTCGAAGAAGAGATTGGGATTAGAATTTTTGAAAGAACCTCAAAAGGGGTTATTCTCACTCGGGAAGGCAGCACCTTCCTGACCCAGGCGCAGGAGTTATATTCTCAGTATGAGAATCTGAAGTATGCTTATGGCGGAAAACGGCAGCTGAAAACAAAATTTGCCGTTTCGACGCAACATTACACCTTTGCGGTGCGCGCTTTTGAAAAGCTGGTATCAAGTTATGATACGCTTAATTATGATTTTGCCTTTCGGGAAACGCAGACCAAAGAAGTGATTAAAGATGTGGCGAGTCATCGCAGTGATATCGGCATTCTCTTTTTGTCTAAGTACAATAAGAAAGTTCTGAAACGATTATTTGATGATTATAATGTCCAGTTCCACGCCCTTTATGAATGCCGGGCTCATGTCTATTTAGCGAGTGATCATCCTTTAGCTCATCATCAGACGCTTACCTTTGACGAGCTTTTACCTTATCCATGTCTTTCTTTTGAACAGGGGGAAACAGATTCCGCTTTCTTAGCGGAAGAAATTCTCAGTGATCATCACTATCCGCGGACGATTAAAGTCAATGATCGCGCTACCATGTTAAATTTCATGCATGCTCTTCATGGCTATACTTTATGCTCATCAATTATTGAGGAAGATCTCAATGGGAAAGAAAATGTCATTATTCCTTTCCAGGAAGATCCGGAACATCCCAACCAGAATATGCAAATTGGTTATATCTTAGGAAAAGATCATCAGCTTTCTGAATTAGGCAAACAATATATTGCCATTGTGAATACTTTGTTTACAAAAAAATAA
- a CDS encoding sulfurtransferase TusA family protein, which translates to MADIKIDETVDITDVVCPVTFVKAKVALEELDDGQVLSVHMNDGEPVQNVPRSIKDEGHQILKLINNEDGTYDLIVRKVED; encoded by the coding sequence ATGGCTGATATTAAAATTGATGAAACAGTCGACATTACTGATGTTGTCTGTCCCGTTACTTTTGTGAAAGCGAAAGTTGCTTTAGAAGAATTAGATGATGGTCAGGTTTTATCCGTTCATATGAACGATGGAGAACCCGTTCAGAATGTCCCTCGCAGTATTAAAGATGAAGGGCATCAGATCTTAAAGCTCATTAACAATGAAGATGGAACTTATGATTTGATTGTCCGTAAGGTTGAAGATTAA
- a CDS encoding 4Fe-4S binding protein, whose translation MAVNYSELKAGGFMRQKQKNCFSMRLATTGGQVSAKELAAIMEVANTYGHGYIHLTSRQGIEIPFIQLKDIEAVKETLAKGGARNGVCGPRVRTITACQGNETCPNGCIATQPIAKELAERYFGKELPHKFKFGVTGCQNNCLKAEENDLGIKGGIQVTWKEEDCISCGVCVKACRKGAITLEDGKITVDYEKCNNCGRCFFACPTSAYAGEQGYMLSFGGLFGNTITKGEPMVPFIKDHDTLLRVCDACINWFKDNAKPSERFYFTIQRVGKDSLEKALKEAYNG comes from the coding sequence ATGGCCGTTAACTATAGTGAATTAAAAGCAGGAGGATTTATGCGTCAGAAACAGAAAAACTGTTTCTCAATGCGTTTGGCCACAACCGGTGGTCAGGTCTCTGCCAAAGAATTAGCTGCCATTATGGAAGTGGCCAATACTTATGGTCACGGCTATATTCATTTAACCAGCCGTCAAGGTATTGAAATTCCTTTTATTCAGTTGAAAGATATTGAAGCCGTTAAGGAAACATTAGCCAAAGGCGGGGCCCGAAATGGTGTCTGTGGTCCGCGTGTGCGTACGATTACAGCTTGTCAGGGCAATGAAACCTGTCCTAATGGCTGTATTGCGACGCAGCCGATCGCTAAAGAACTGGCGGAACGTTATTTTGGGAAAGAGCTGCCTCATAAGTTTAAATTTGGGGTAACAGGCTGTCAGAATAACTGTTTAAAAGCCGAAGAAAATGATTTAGGTATTAAAGGCGGCATCCAGGTGACCTGGAAGGAAGAAGACTGCATTTCGTGTGGGGTCTGTGTAAAAGCCTGCCGTAAAGGGGCCATTACTTTAGAAGATGGCAAGATCACGGTAGATTATGAGAAATGTAATAACTGCGGTCGCTGCTTCTTTGCCTGTCCAACTTCAGCTTATGCAGGAGAGCAGGGCTACATGTTAAGCTTTGGCGGTCTCTTTGGCAATACCATTACCAAAGGTGAACCGATGGTTCCTTTTATTAAAGATCATGATACTTTATTAAGAGTCTGCGATGCCTGCATTAACTGGTTTAAAGACAATGCCAAACCAAGTGAACGTTTCTATTTTACAATCCAGCGCGTTGGCAAAGACAGCTTAGAAAAAGCATTAAAGGAGGCATACAATGGCTGA
- a CDS encoding M67 family metallopeptidase, with protein MKVLLKKADYDKMVAHAKANLPEEACGLIAGHDEDGVRVIEKVYLIENVDHTNEHFTITPKAQLEAIKNMRQNGLKPLGNWHSHPESPSRSSQEDIRLAYDSSASYLILSLMNEEPVLHSFHVENGQSTKEDLNII; from the coding sequence ATGAAAGTCTTACTCAAAAAAGCTGATTATGACAAGATGGTTGCCCACGCTAAGGCCAATTTGCCAGAAGAAGCGTGCGGCTTAATTGCCGGTCATGATGAAGACGGCGTCCGGGTTATTGAAAAAGTGTATCTGATTGAAAATGTCGATCATACCAATGAGCACTTTACCATTACCCCAAAAGCGCAGCTAGAGGCCATTAAGAATATGCGCCAGAATGGTTTAAAGCCGCTTGGCAACTGGCATTCACATCCGGAATCACCTTCCCGTTCATCACAGGAAGATATCCGTTTGGCCTATGATTCATCAGCGAGTTATTTGATTTTATCATTAATGAACGAAGAACCTGTTCTTCATTCATTCCATGTAGAAAATGGTCAGTCTACAAAAGAAGATTTAAATATTATTTAA
- the thiF gene encoding thiazole biosynthesis adenylyltransferase ThiF: MGFTNEQLERYSRHIILKEIGVKGQKKLLNAKVLIIGAGGLGAPAALYLAAAGVGTIGIVDADVVDLSNLQRQVIHTTADIGKDKVESAKETMQAINPDVNVITYKEYMTSYNIMDIIKDYDFILDGTDNFPAKFLINDACVMAKKPFSHAGIIRFKGQLMTVVPGEGPCYRCVFKSPPPKDAVPTCKQAGVIGAMGGVIGSLQAMEAIKYITGVGELLVGKLLTYDALKMEFHTIKLPSRGKGCAVCSDHPTITKLIDYEQAACDLKAGH; this comes from the coding sequence GTGGGTTTTACAAACGAACAATTGGAGCGTTATTCCCGTCACATCATCCTCAAAGAAATCGGTGTGAAGGGGCAGAAAAAACTGCTCAATGCGAAAGTGCTGATCATTGGCGCCGGGGGTCTGGGGGCACCAGCTGCCCTCTATCTGGCTGCCGCGGGTGTTGGTACCATCGGTATTGTCGATGCCGATGTGGTGGATCTCTCCAATCTGCAAAGACAGGTCATCCATACGACTGCCGATATTGGTAAAGACAAAGTCGAAAGTGCTAAAGAAACGATGCAGGCCATTAACCCTGACGTCAATGTCATTACTTATAAAGAATATATGACATCTTATAACATCATGGATATTATCAAGGATTATGATTTTATCTTAGATGGAACCGACAACTTCCCAGCTAAGTTCCTTATTAATGATGCTTGCGTGATGGCGAAAAAGCCTTTCTCACATGCCGGTATTATCCGCTTTAAAGGTCAGTTAATGACGGTCGTACCGGGGGAAGGTCCATGTTACCGCTGTGTCTTCAAATCACCCCCACCAAAAGATGCTGTGCCAACTTGTAAACAGGCAGGCGTCATCGGGGCGATGGGCGGCGTGATCGGCAGCCTGCAGGCGATGGAAGCGATCAAGTATATTACTGGTGTCGGTGAATTGTTAGTTGGCAAACTATTAACATATGATGCGTTAAAGATGGAATTTCATACGATTAAATTACCGTCAAGAGGAAAAGGCTGCGCGGTTTGCAGTGATCATCCAACAATTACCAAATTAATTGATTATGAACAGGCTGCCTGTGATTTGAAAGCGGGGCATTAA
- the thiS gene encoding sulfur carrier protein ThiS yields MKITVSGEKKEYQDGLNITSLLEEEKVEMPLYVTVSVNEEFIDQENFDTTILKDGDEVEFLYFMGGGC; encoded by the coding sequence ATGAAAATTACCGTATCTGGAGAAAAGAAAGAATATCAGGATGGTTTAAATATTACTTCATTATTAGAAGAGGAAAAGGTTGAAATGCCTTTATATGTGACTGTTTCTGTCAATGAAGAATTTATTGACCAGGAAAATTTTGATACCACAATTTTAAAAGATGGAGATGAAGTGGAATTCTTATATTTCATGGGAGGAGGATGCTAA
- a CDS encoding aminotransferase class V-fold PLP-dependent enzyme, giving the protein MKFNTQLVHGGESVMKSTLPPIVQSSAFTFESAEDQEKVFAHKKMGYAYTRIGNPTITAFESQINAIEGGRGALACSSGMAALSLAFLNICQPGDEIIAGWNLYGGTIELFKDLAHYGITTHFISLNDAAVLESTINAHTKVIFGEMLSNPSLEILDVEKVSSIAHDHGLPLFVDNTAATPYLIQPLKHGADVVIHSSSKYINGTSNAISGVIIDGGRFPWDIAQYPSLQAYGKYKKMAYYMRLRDDLSQNIGACLSPQNAYLNVLGLETLGLRMQRICENALALAKHLESLGVKVNYPALHDPLTALLNGHGGGLLTCDVGDKEKAFQVINRLKLAHIVSNIGDVKTLVVHPASTIAVHNTIKEQERAGVYPGTIRVSVGIEDIEDLKADFDQAIKGE; this is encoded by the coding sequence ATGAAATTTAATACACAATTAGTACACGGGGGAGAAAGTGTCATGAAATCCACTCTGCCTCCAATTGTCCAAAGCAGTGCTTTCACATTTGAAAGTGCGGAAGATCAGGAAAAAGTCTTTGCCCATAAGAAGATGGGTTATGCCTATACCCGCATTGGCAATCCGACAATTACCGCTTTTGAAAGTCAAATCAATGCCATTGAAGGCGGACGCGGCGCCTTAGCCTGCAGCTCGGGGATGGCGGCTTTATCCTTAGCCTTCCTGAATATCTGTCAGCCTGGTGATGAAATTATCGCCGGCTGGAATCTTTATGGCGGCACAATCGAACTGTTTAAGGATTTAGCCCATTATGGCATTACCACGCATTTCATTTCTTTAAATGATGCAGCTGTTTTAGAAAGCACAATCAACGCTCATACTAAAGTGATCTTTGGGGAAATGTTAAGTAATCCATCATTAGAGATCTTAGATGTGGAAAAAGTGAGCAGCATCGCCCATGATCATGGCTTACCGCTTTTTGTCGATAATACGGCTGCGACGCCGTATCTGATTCAGCCCTTAAAGCATGGCGCTGATGTGGTCATTCATTCCTCATCAAAGTATATTAATGGCACCTCTAATGCCATTAGCGGCGTCATCATTGATGGGGGCCGTTTTCCCTGGGATATCGCTCAGTATCCTTCTTTACAGGCTTATGGCAAATACAAAAAGATGGCCTATTACATGCGTCTGCGTGATGATTTATCACAAAACATCGGGGCCTGTCTAAGCCCGCAGAATGCCTATCTCAATGTCTTAGGTTTAGAGACATTAGGTTTACGCATGCAGCGCATCTGTGAAAATGCCTTAGCCCTAGCTAAGCATTTAGAAAGCTTAGGCGTTAAAGTGAATTATCCCGCTTTACACGACCCGTTAACCGCTTTATTAAATGGTCATGGCGGCGGCTTATTAACATGCGATGTCGGCGATAAAGAAAAAGCTTTTCAGGTTATTAATCGCTTAAAACTGGCACATATTGTGTCTAATATCGGTGATGTGAAAACTTTAGTAGTCCATCCGGCTAGTACCATTGCCGTGCATAACACAATCAAAGAGCAGGAACGTGCCGGCGTTTACCCAGGCACTATTCGCGTGTCGGTAGGGATTGAAGATATTGAAGATTTAAAGGCTGATTTCGATCAGGCGATCAAAGGAGAATAA
- a CDS encoding sulfate adenylyltransferase subunit 1, with the protein MKGLLKFITCGSVDDGKSTLIGHILYDSKLIYADQEKALELDSKVGSRGGAIDYSLLLDGLTEEREQGITIDVAYRYFTTDHRSFIVADTPGHEEYTRNMAVGASFASLAVILIDASAGVLIQTKRHARICALMGIRHFVFAVNKMDLVDYAQERFDEISAQIADLKEELHLENVTIIPLSATAGDNVTTLSDHTPWYHGQALLPFLEIVDVDDEAQEEGFYMPVQRVSRPDHTFRGFQGQIEAGHIRVGDPLTILPSGEKAHVKQIFIGDRASDIASLGDPVTITLDKEVDVSRGCVLVKDTTLRVTHAFKGTILWMDQEPLTNQKPFFVKLGTKLIPGTVTAIDHLIDVNTGEKHQADVLHKNEIAEIEVSLTDDIVLDDFDVHKTMGEFILIDRITNMTSACGVVNGVIDDNREAIIDDDARASLNGQKVINVGLRKEVYSLEAVQYIERELYRYGRHTYLYQPKADEDVNTVIKHLNAAGIIVLVYLDAKQEANLHVDNYFNSFNDQALSEEDVVSLLKNLTVLSKDLSEFKDYI; encoded by the coding sequence ATGAAAGGATTACTTAAATTTATTACCTGTGGTTCGGTTGATGATGGCAAATCGACATTAATTGGTCATATTCTTTATGATTCAAAGCTCATCTATGCCGATCAGGAGAAAGCGTTAGAATTAGATTCGAAAGTTGGCAGCCGCGGCGGCGCCATTGATTATTCTCTTCTTTTAGATGGCTTAACGGAAGAGCGTGAACAGGGGATCACGATCGATGTCGCTTATCGTTACTTTACGACTGATCATCGTTCCTTCATCGTTGCTGATACACCAGGTCATGAAGAATATACCCGCAACATGGCGGTAGGAGCTTCCTTTGCGTCTTTAGCGGTGATTTTGATTGATGCGAGCGCCGGCGTATTAATCCAGACCAAACGTCATGCCCGCATCTGTGCGTTGATGGGGATTCGTCACTTTGTCTTCGCAGTCAATAAGATGGACTTAGTGGATTATGCGCAGGAACGTTTTGATGAAATCAGTGCCCAAATTGCAGATTTAAAAGAAGAATTACACTTAGAGAATGTCACCATTATTCCGTTAAGTGCCACGGCTGGAGATAATGTCACCACATTATCGGATCATACGCCTTGGTATCATGGACAGGCGCTCTTACCATTTTTAGAAATAGTTGATGTTGATGATGAAGCGCAGGAAGAAGGCTTCTACATGCCAGTGCAGCGCGTGAGTCGTCCTGATCATACATTCCGTGGTTTCCAGGGGCAGATTGAAGCCGGACATATTCGTGTTGGTGATCCTTTAACCATTTTACCAAGCGGGGAAAAAGCCCATGTCAAACAGATCTTTATTGGTGATCGCGCATCAGATATCGCCTCTTTAGGCGATCCGGTCACGATCACTTTAGATAAAGAAGTCGATGTATCGCGTGGCTGCGTTCTCGTTAAAGATACGACATTAAGAGTGACGCATGCATTCAAAGGCACCATCTTATGGATGGATCAGGAACCTTTAACCAATCAGAAGCCATTCTTTGTCAAGTTAGGCACAAAGCTGATTCCTGGAACGGTGACGGCGATCGATCATCTGATTGATGTCAACACGGGGGAAAAACATCAAGCGGATGTTTTACACAAAAATGAAATAGCGGAAATTGAAGTCAGCTTAACCGATGATATCGTCCTAGATGATTTTGATGTCCATAAGACCATGGGAGAATTTATTCTCATTGACCGTATTACTAATATGACAAGTGCCTGCGGGGTTGTTAATGGCGTGATCGATGACAATCGTGAGGCTATCATTGATGATGATGCACGCGCCTCTTTAAATGGTCAGAAAGTGATTAATGTCGGACTAAGAAAAGAGGTTTACTCATTAGAAGCAGTTCAGTATATCGAACGAGAATTATATCGTTATGGTCGTCATACGTATCTTTATCAGCCTAAGGCTGATGAAGATGTGAATACAGTGATCAAACATCTCAATGCGGCGGGTATCATTGTCTTAGTTTATTTAGATGCCAAGCAGGAGGCAAACTTACATGTAGATAACTATTTCAATAGTTTCAATGATCAAGCTTTAAGTGAAGAGGACGTTGTCTCACTGCTTAAGAATTTAACGGTGTTATCAAAAGATCTCAGTGAATTTAAAGATTATATTTAA